The genomic region CCGTCCGGCCCTGCGCCGGACTGCTCCCAGGCTCTCCGAACGCACTGCGCGGGACATCGGGGGCGACTCCCCATGTTGCCCACGGCGCCCCCCAGATCAGGCGGGATCGGGGCGATCAGCGTCCGGTCGACTCCCGGACGACCAGCTCGGGCTGATAGCGGATCGCGCGGTCGTGCGGCCCGCCCGGATCGGCGATCTCGGCCATCAGCAGGTCGACGGCGGTCGAGCCGATCAGCTGCGCGGGCTGCCGGATGGAACTGAGGGGCACGACGGCGGCGGCGGCGAAGTCGATGTCGTCATAGCCGATGAGGGCGAGATCCTCGGGGACCCGCACGCCCGCCATGATGTTGAGCGCCTGCAGCACGCCGACCGCCAGCAGGTCGTTGGCCGCGAAGACCGCATCGGGCCGCTCGCCCATCGGGCGCAGCAGCAGGCGCTGGCCGGCTTCCCGTCCCTGCAGGACCGTGAGCGCGCGCATTTCGATGACCTCGAGCGTGACGCCCTCGTGCTCGGCGACGGCGCGACGTGCGCCCTCGAGGCGATCGCTGACCTGCCGGATGGCGAGGGGGCCGGCGACGAAGGCGATGCGACGGCGTCCGGTGTCGATCAGATGCTCTGCCGCGAGTCGACCGCCCTCCACGTCGTCGACGGCGACGGACGGGAACGA from Microbacter sp. GSS18 harbors:
- a CDS encoding LacI family DNA-binding transcriptional regulator, with protein sequence MAVSVKDVAIAAGVSVGTVSNVLNRPEKVAPQTVERVQQAIDELGFVRNDAARQLRAGRSRSIGLVVLDASNPFFAEVARGAEERAAADDLAVLLGNSDERVDREGAYLDLFREQRVNGVLVTPTTDDLTALERLRDGGTPVVLVDREVADGSFPSVAVDDVEGGRLAAEHLIDTGRRRIAFVAGPLAIRQVSDRLEGARRAVAEHEGVTLEVIEMRALTVLQGREAGQRLLLRPMGERPDAVFAANDLLAVGVLQALNIMAGVRVPEDLALIGYDDIDFAAAAVVPLSSIRQPAQLIGSTAVDLLMAEIADPGGPHDRAIRYQPELVVRESTGR